The window TCAACCATCGAGGCAAGCGCTACTTCAGCAACATGATCTACCAGCAACGACCGGAGCTTCGGCAGTTCCTGTTCAGCGACACCGTCGCCGAGATCTGCAGGGCCACCCTTGGCGAGGACGCCTACCTCTTCTGGGAGCAGTACGTCATCAAGGCGGGCGATCCGGCGACGGCGTTCGCCTGGCACCAGGACTCCGGCTACGTGCATGAGGATCACGAGCCCTACGTGACCGTGTGGATCGCGCTCGACGACGTCACCGAGGACAACGGCCCGGTCTATCTGCTGCCGTACTCGCGCTCCGGAATCAAGTCGTACGTGAAGCACATCACGGACCCTTCGACCAACGACCGGGTCTGCTACTTCGGCTCCGACCCCGGCATCCCGATGACCGCACCGGCGGGCTCCATCGTGGTGTTCTCGAGCGTCGTGATGCACCGCAGCGGCCCCAACTTCACCGACCGCAACCGGCGGGTGTACATCGCGCAGTACTCCAAGGAGATCATCACCGCCAAGGACGAC is drawn from Streptomyces sp. NBC_01717 and contains these coding sequences:
- a CDS encoding phytanoyl-CoA dioxygenase family protein, which translates into the protein MTATPTVRSGLVTPELREQYENEGYFVLEKALTDEQLQLLRSGAQYSIDRLDAEMDAAGVDRIGINHRGKRYFSNMIYQQRPELRQFLFSDTVAEICRATLGEDAYLFWEQYVIKAGDPATAFAWHQDSGYVHEDHEPYVTVWIALDDVTEDNGPVYLLPYSRSGIKSYVKHITDPSTNDRVCYFGSDPGIPMTAPAGSIVVFSSVVMHRSGPNFTDRNRRVYIAQYSKEIITAKDDAATPQGAVERFLDGGEVVADI